CTGTTCCGAGGTGGCATCGTGTCGCATGACGATCAGCATCATCCCCTCCGATACAATGAAAGTATAGTCGAACCTCCCTGGAATTTCAAGCGGGGGAAGGCCGGATTCAGCGGGAATAAAAGGAGGAATACACGCGTTACCGCGGAAACGCCTCGCGGACGCCGCCGTCGACGGGCAGGATCGCGCCGGTGGTTTTGGCCGAACGGTCCGAGGCGAAGAACAGGACGGCCTCGGCCACGTCGTCGGGATAAATTTTTGATTTTAAAAGATTGCGTTGCGCGTAGAAGTCTTCGAGCTTCCCGATCGGTATTCCATGGGCTTTTGCGCGTTCTTCCCGGATCTCTTTGGACCAGAGCCCGGATTCCTGAAAAACGCCGTCGGGACTGACCATGTTCACGCGGATGCGATCGTCCGCGCCCTCGATCGCGAGGATGCGCGACAGTTGGACCTGGGCGGCTTTGGAGGCCGAGTAGGCCCCGAAATCTTTTCCCGGCGCAAGGACATTTTTCGTCGCCACGACGACGATGTTCCCGCCGAGACCCTGCTCTTTGAAAACGCGAATCGTCTCGCGACAGACGAGAAAATGGCCGGTGGCGTTGACGGCCATCGAGCGATCCCAATCCGAGAGCGTCAACCGGTCGACCGGCGACGATTTCGCGATCCCGGCGTTCGAGACCAGAATATCCAGTCCCCCGTACGCCAGAACCGCGCCCTCAAAGGCTTTCCTTACCGAAGCTTCGCTCGCCACATCCATCTTGAACGCGATCGAATTCGTCTCGCCCATCTTCCGGTTGATTGCCTCGGAGACCTCGCGGGTTTTTTCAAGATCGATATCGGTCAGAACGACCATGGCCCCTTCGTTGGCGAGCCGCTCGGCGATCGCCTTTCCGATTCCTCCGGCCGCCCCGGTGACCAACGCGACCCGTCGGGATAGTTCCTTCTCGGGCGGAAGGAGCGTCAGCTTGAAATTCTCCATCGGCCAGTACTCAAAATCGCACAGGTCGCGAGGCGCGAGCACGGCGTAGGATGAAATCGCGGCGCTGTCTTGAATGACGCCGATCGTGTGCCGGTAAATATCGCGTGCGATCCGGGCCGCGCGTCGGTCTTTCCCGGTCGTGAACATCCCCAAACCGGGAACGAGTATCACGCGCGGATTGGGGTCCAGCATCGCGACGCCCGGCGTCTTATACCGGTTGAAGTAGGCCGTGTACCGTTTCCGATATTGCTCCAACGCTTTCGGAAGAACGGCTTTGATCTTTTCGGAATCCGGACGGGTGATCTCCAGAAACATCGGCCAAGGCTTTGTATGCATCAGGTGATCGGGCGTGAACGGCCCGATCTGGGAGAGCGCCTCGGCCCTCGGATGACGGACAAACCGAAGCACTTCGGGACGGTCGTCATAAAACAGGACCATCCGTTTGTTCCCCCCGATCCCGCCGCGAAGGAGAGGCGCCACCGCCGCGGCATTCGAACGACGGGCCGCCTGCGGCCGTTTCGAACGAGATACCTTGATCCGCGGCGCTCTTGGACGACGGGCGATGAATTTCTCGGCCTCGGTGATCATCCGGATCGTTTCCAGATAAGCCTCCTTGGCCGATTCCCCCCAGGTGATCAGTCCGTGTTTGTCCAGAATAATCGCGCGAAGGCCGGGATTTTTTGCGTAGGCCTCGCCGGTCCGCTTGGAGAGAAGAAAACCCGGACGGAAATAGGGAATGAGGGCCACGCGTTTTCCGAAAACCGAGCGGACAACTTTATCGCCGTCCGGCGTGTCGGTCAGCGCGCAGATCGCATCGGCATGGGTGTGGTAGAGATGGGGCGGCGGTAAAAACGCATGCAGCAGCGTTTCGATCGAGGGCTTGGGGGCGCCGGGCTCGAGGACGGATCGGGATTGATAGGCCACCATCTCATCATCGGTCATCGCCGGACGTTTCATGAGCGGCAGCAGATCGTCCAGGCGCAACGGCGTGAACTGTTTGTGGGTGATCGTCCTCATATCCGAGCCGGACCCTTTCATCCAGAGGATCCGGACCGGCCGGCCGGTATGATCCGTCCCTTTCGTTTTGACGGATGAGTTTCCACCGCCCCAGACGACGAGGTTCGTATCCATGCCGATCAATCGGGAGGTGTAGACCAGGACATCCAATCCTTCCAACCCTCGCGCCTCTTTTTCCGACCACCGGCTTTTCATTTCGTTTGTCGGCCGCTTCAGGCCATTCCTTTCTTCAAAAACTGACCGGTGTAAGACGACCGGACCTGAGCGATCGCTTCGGGCGTTCCGGTCGCGACGATCTGTCCTCCCCGGTCTCCGCCCTCCGGCCCGAGATCGATGATCCAGTCGGAATTCTTAATGACGTCCAGGTTGTGCTCGATGACGACGACGGTGTTTCCGGCGTCCACCAGACGGTTCAGGACGTCCAACAGCCTCTGGATGTCGGCGAAATGAAGTCCCGTCGTCGGCTCGTCCAGAATGTAGAGCGTCTGCCCGGTCGCTCGTTTCGACAGCTCGCGGGAAAGCTTCACCCGTTGGGCCTCACCGCCGGAAAGGGTCGTGGCCGACTGGCCGAGACGAACATAACCCAGGCCGACGTCCTGAAGCGTTTCCAGTTTGGCCTTGAGGTGCGGGATGGCCGCGAAGAAGGCCAGCGCCTGCTCCACGGTCATATCAAGAATGTCCGCGATATTTTTTCCTTTGAAGGCGATCTCCAATGTTTCACGGTTGTATCGTTTCCCTTTGCAGACCTCGCATGTGACGTAGACGTCCGGAAGAAAGTGCATCTCGATCTTGATGACGCCGTCGCCCTGGCAGGCCTCGCAGCGACCGCCCTTGACGTTGAAACTGTAGCGCCCGGCCTTGTAGCCCCTCATCCGGGATTCGGGAAGCTGCGTGAACAGGTCGCGCATGAACGTGAACAAGCCGGTGTACGTGGCCGGGTTGGACCGCGGGGTTCGACCGATGGGCGACTGGTCGATATTGATCACCTTGTCGAGGTGCTCCAGCCCCTTGATCTGGTTGCAGGCCCCGGGGCGATCCGTCGCCCGGTACAGCCGTTGGGCCAGGTTTTTATACAGGACCTCGAGGACCAAGGTGCTTTTGCCCGATCCCGACACGCCCGTGATACAGGTCAAAAGGCCCAGCGGGATCTCCGCGTCGATGCTCTTGAGATTATTTTCCCGCGCCCCGAGGATCCTCAAGAATTTTCCCGGAGGTCGGTGGCGCTTGGGAAGCGAGATGACCCGGTCCTTGCGAAGATACATCCCCGTGAGCGATTTTTCATGGGCCACGATCTCTTTGGGGGTTCCCTCGGCCACGACCTCGCCCCCGTGGATGCCGGCCCCCGGACCCATATCGATCACGTGATCCGCCGTGAGGATCGTTTCCTCATCGTGCTCCACCACGAGGACGGTATTGCCCAGATCCCTCAAGCGGATCAGCGTATCCAGCAGGCGGCGGTTGTCCCGTTGATGCAGCCCGATGCTGGGCTCGTCTAAAATGTACAATACGCCGGTCAGGGAGGATCCGATCTGGGTCGCAAGCCGAATCCGCTGTCCTTCACCGCCGGAAAGCGTGGCCGCGGCGCGGTCCAGCGTGAGATAGTCCAGGCCGACGTTCATCAGAAAGCCGAGCCGCTCCCGGATCTCCTTCAAAATTCGATGGGCGATCATGGATTCCCGATCCGTCAGCTCCAGGCCGGCAAAAAAGAGGGTCGCCTCCTTGATCGAGAACCGGGTCGCTTCGGCGATCGACTTTCCGCCGATCTTCACCGCCAAACTCTCCGGCTTGAGCCGCTCACCCTTGCAGACTTTGCAGGAATGGGTTCCCATGTACTGCGCGATCTCTTCCCGGATGTAGCTGGAGTCGGTTTCCCGAAACCGTCGCTGGAGGTTTCCAACCACGCCCTCGAACGTCCGGTGAAAGGCATGCCGGTGGCCGTCGCTGTCATATTGGAAGGTGATCTCTTCCGATCCGGAGCCGTACAAAAGCACACGCTGGTATTCCGGCTTCAGGTCTTTAAACGGCGTCCGGAGATCAAACCCGTAATGCTTTGCGACCGACTCCATCATCTGATAATAATAGGCCGAAAACCGCTTCTCCCAGGGTTTGATCGCGCCCCCGCGAAGGGTCAGGTTCTTGTCCGGAACAATCCGATCGGGATCCAGATCCATGGTGGATCCCAAACCGTCGCAGGCCGGGCAGGCCCCGTGCGGGCTGTTGAAGGAGAAAACCCGGGGCGTCAGTTCGGAAAGGCTGATCCCGCACTCGGTGCAGGCCAGCTTTTCGCTGAACGGGACCTCTTCCCCGTCGCGATGAAGGAGAACGATCCCGGCGGCCAGCCGCAACGCCGTCTCGAGCGAGTCGGCCAGCCGCTTCTGAATTCCCTCTTTGACCACCAGTCGGTCGATCAAAACTTCGATCGTTTGCTTTTTCTTTTTGTCCAGGGCGATCTCTTCGGACAGATCCCGAAGCTGCCCGTTGATCCGGACGCGTGTGTAACCGCTTTTGCGGAGTTGGAGCAGGTCCTTGCGATACTCCCCTTTTCGGCCGCGGACGATCGGCGCGAAAATCTGGATCTTGGATCCGGCGGGCCAGGCCATCACTTGATCGACCATTTGTTGAACCGTTTGCGCCGCGACCGCGCGGCCGCATTGGTGGCAGTGAGGTCGGCCCGCGCGCGCGAACAGCACGCGGAGGTAGTCGTAGATTTCGGTCACGGTCCCGACGGTCGAGCGGGGATTATGGCTGGTCGTCTTCTGCTCGATCGAGATGGCGGGCGAAAGCCCGTCGATCGAATCCACGTCCGGCTTGTCCATCTGTTCCAAAAACTGCCGCGCGTACGCCGAAAGGGACTCCACGTATCGGCGCTGCCCCTCGGCATATACAGTGTCGAAGGCCAGCGAGGATTTCCCGGAGCCGGACAGACCGGTGATCACGACCAGTTTATCGCGGGGAATGACCACGTCGATGTTTTTTAAATTATGCTCCCGCGCTCCGCGGATGATGATCTCTTTCTGTTGCATGTCGGTCCATGAACCTCGTTTTGAATTTTTTAGTATAACACGGTCGGGCGAACGTCGTCCAGCCATTGACAACGGCCACCAATGGTGTTACGAATACCCCCATGCAACCGGTTCCGGCTCTTCCAATCGTTCCCGAGAAAGAAAAAGCCGTACAGAAAATGTTCACGGCGATCGCTCACCGGTATGACCTGAACAACTCGCTTCTCTCGCTGGGTCTTCATCACACATGGAAACGGCTGGCCGTCCGGATGAGCGGGGCGGCCGAGGGCGACGTCGCCCTCGATCTTTGCACCGGCACGGCGGACCTGGCCGTTTTACTGGCCCGACGGGTCGGTCCAAAAGGACACGTGATCGGCCTGGACCTGAATGAACGAATGCTCGAGTACGGCCGGCGGAAGATCGAGCGGGTGTGTCCGAACGGAAACATCACTTTGCTTCTCGGAAACGCCGAGTCGCTCCAGTTTTGCGACGGGACCTTCCGGATCGTCACCGTGGCCTTCGGAATCCGCAATGTCGCCGACATCCAAGCGGCTTTGCACGAAATGTTCCGGGTCTTAAAACCGGGCGGTCGCGCCGTCTGTCTCGAGTTTTCCCGTCCCACCAACGAACCCTTGCGGAAACTGTACGACCTTTACTCGTTCACGATCCTGCCCCGGATCGGAAAGGTTGTCTCGCGCGATCAAACCGGCGTCTACGACTATCTCCCGGCCTCGATCCGGGCCTTTCCGGACCAGGAACGATTTAAAGAATTGTTCTCCGAGGCGGGTTTCTCTCCCGTATCCTATCGAAACCTCACCGGCGGAATCGTCGCCATCCATATCGGGGTAAAACCTCATTAGGCCGGAACGGTCGGGCCGTTCTCCGATGTCGATTCGAAGACGACCGCTACATCGAGGCCGATCCCGAACTCCACCAGCCACGCCAGAGCCTCCGGCGGCAGGCTGAACCCGCCGCGGCCGTGGTTGGATCGATACTCGCAGAACAGGTCGACCGATAAAGCGGTCTTGATATCACGAAGGACGAACCCTCGAGGAACCAGCCTGGACTTCAGCCAAGCCAGATGGTCCTCCAGCGGTCGATCCTTGGCCACCGGCGCGGTCATCTCCCAGAAGTCGACGATCAGACGCTCCGACGTCCCTTCAATCGCTTCACCCCTCCGGCGGGTCCGCGTGGGCTCAAGCCCGAGGCGCATGCTGATCACGCTCATCTCCTCGATCCGGCCGAATATGCGCAACGTTGCCGAATACCGTTCATACTTTTCAACCATGGCCTTCATCGGCGCTTCTCCCCGTTCCGAGTTAATCGACTCTCGCAGAATAATGGACCCCCGGACAAAAAGCAACCCTCAAAGACCTTGCCATAACTCCGCGCAGGCGATCCCGTCTGTTGCATAGCCCATTGGCCTATGTTATCGTAGACTCGCCATGACAGACGTTCGATCAATTCTCTACGTGTTCCTCCCCTGCCGGCCGGTTTACCCTCTCGGGGTGACCTATTTGGCGGATGCGGTCCACCAAAAGTACTCCGATATCCGGCAACATATTCTTGATCTTTCGCTGATCCCGCCGGCACACCGCCGCAAGACCCTGTTGGCCCGACTCCGTCAATTCGATCCCGATCTGGTCTGTTTTTCATGGCGGGACATCCAAGTGTTCGCCCCCCATGAAGGCGATCCGTCCTTAAAATACGCTTTCAATTTCTACTACTCAACCAACCCCTTTAAAAAGTTGACCGCCTCGATCAAGGGGTTGGGGTATCTCTGGACTTATTATCGGGGGATTCAGGAGATTCTGTCCTACTTTTGGCTGATCCACAATCGCTTTCCTGGAAAACGGATCTTGGTCGGCGGCGGCGCCTTCAGCGTGTTCGCCGATCAATTGATTCACCAGCTTCCGGAAGGCACAATCGGTCTTCTGGGGGAAGGCGAGGATGCCTTGTTAAAGGTCATCGAGGGACAAGATCTGCGCGAAGAGCGGTCGATCGTTCGCAAAGGCACGGACGTGCACCGCGGCGTCAAAACCGCGATTACATCCGTTCAGGACATGACGATCGATCTTCCTTACCTGACCGCGATCTTCCCCCAGCACGTCTCCTATAAGAACGACTGCATCGGCGTTCAGTCGAAACGCGGGTGTCCCTACGATTGCCAGTTCTGCGAATACCCGTATATCGAGGGAAAACGGGTCCGGTACCGCGCGCCCGAACGGGTGGTGGGAGACATTCTGCAACACTACCGCCAGTGGGGAACAAGGAAGTTTTGGTTCACCGACGCGCAGTTCATCACCGGCAGCGAGGCCCTCCCCCAATGCAACGAAATCCTGGACCGGATCGTCGCGGAGAATCTGGAACTGACCTGGGCCGGCTATATTCGAACAAGCCTGATCACTCCCGATCTGGCCCGCCGGATGGTCCGATCCGGGGTGGGAGACCTGGAGGTGGCGATCACCTCCGGTTCTCAAGCCGTCTTGAATGAATTGCACATGGGCTTTCGGTTGGACAACCTGTACGACGGCTGCCGTTACTTAAAAGAGGCCGGTTTCATCGGCAAACTAATTCTCAACTATTCGCTCAACTCCCCCGGTGATACGGAGGCCACGCTGATGGAAAGCATCGCCTCGTATAAAAAAATCGCCGGGATCCTGGGGAACGACCGCGTCTTTCCCATGCTTTTCTTTCTCGGGGTTCAGCCGCATACCGGATTTGAACAGCGCCTCATTCAGGAGGGATATCTTTCCGGCGGTTACAACCCGCTTTCCCTGAACCCGCTGACGGTTAAAAAGATGCTTTACAATCCCCCGCCCCTGAGCCACCTGATCGCTCGGGCCTGCCTCCGGGCGTGGGATAAAACGGCTTGGGAGATGGCCTCTCCGGCCGGACGATCGGTTCATGAGCTGTACGCCGATGAGTCCTTGTTCCGCGGCGTGGTTGAAAACGCAGGGCGAGATGTTCTGATCAATCTGGAGCAGGACCTGCTGTCGCGCGGCGTTGGGCGGATGGAGAACCCGCCGTAGTTTGTTGACGGCCTGGCTCGGCCGGGACGGTCTTCAACACCCCAAACCATGGCGGGACTGGAAGCGTCAGGTCTGCGCTGGAGGATGAACGCTTTTTGTGGCCCGGTACTGATACTCTCTGTATTCTCGGACGAGGTCCTTGATGGCGGTGATCACGGCCTTTTTCGATTTATGAAAAAGCCGCTGCTCGATTTCGACGAGCAAATCGTTGACATCGTTCTGCAGGGACATACCCACCATCATCTGCCTCAGCATACCCACGATGAGCGGCGGACAGGGCATGAAATCAACCTCCACCACCTTTGCGGTCGGCACATCGATATGCGCAACCACCTGAAACACCTCGACCGCGGAGAGTTCTTTGGGCAGTCGGGCCTGTCCTCCGAAAATAAATGTTCCCGCCTTGGGGTCCATGACCTGATCCTTTTAATCTTAACGTTTAGAGCGTACCCCTCTCATCGACCTTCTTTCAGTTTACTCTCATGAATAAGGTCGCCGCCACAAAAAAAGACCCAGATATCCGCCACTGGATCCGGTAAAGAATCCTGGGTCAGATAGCTGGGTCAGCTCACTTTCCACGGCCAGGGTTGACCGGACCGTCAATGAACAGAACAGCTACGTATGGAATGAGGTTCGTTTTTATTGCATGGGGCGAAAAAACGTTGGAATTCTACCAGTCTGCATCGGCAATGTCAAGAGACAAGCGGTATCTTCCTGACTCAATCCGGCGGCCCGATGGCATGAAAGATCTTGATCTCGGTCTCACTCTGATTCGCTTGGAGGAAAATTAACTTCGCCGGATAACTTTTCCCCTGGAACTGCTGCTCTTCGGCCACGAAAATCAGATTGGGTTGATTGGAAGGACTGTTCTCTTTCGCTTCCCCGAACCCGGTCTCGTACCGTTCCTTGAAACCCTGAAAAGTCATCGGTTCTTTCCTAAGGCGCTTTTTGAAAAAATCGGACACTTTTAACAGAGAATCTCTTGAAACAAAAATCCATTCACCCCGGGCATTCGGAATAAATTCTGACTTTGGATAAAAAGGGATTCCCATCTCTTCTTCGTTGGGCCCCCAGATCGAATTGATTCTTTGAATGGCCAGTACGCTCAGACCCCGCACGCGCTCGTTGTCGGTCTGGCGCCACAATGCAGTCAACGCGGGCTTGGCGGAAGGATCCGCAATTTCACTCAGTCCCCGCACGGCCGCAACCTGAATTTCGGGGCGCTTGAGTCCCTGGATCAGGGCTGCCACCGCCGACTTGTCCCCGATCTGCACCAATGCATCGATCACGTCCTGCTGGAGACCCGTGTCATCCAAAAGCCCGGCCAAATCCGGCACCGCCGCCGGATCGCGAAGGGCACCGATCGCCTTGACGGCCGATGACCGAATCGCGGGGTCATGCTCTTCCTTCAAGAGAGCCACGAGCGCCGGGGTCGCCCGTTTGTCTTTCAATGTTCCCAGCATGAAGATGGAACCGGACTTCGTGGAGGCGTCAGGCGATTTCAGGTCCTTCAGACAGTCCTCCAAACCTCCGCACGGTGACTGCGCGACCGTCAGACGTCCTGAGAGCAGGACCAGGGCTATGATGAGAAGATAAAACCGCCGATAAGCAAAAATTCTCGGCCCTCGCTCAACAATCCGAATAACCGCAGGAGTAGCATTTTTGACAGCCTTCCTCCCGAGCCATTTGGACGCCGCACTTGGGACAGAGGTTTCCGGTGAGACGAAAATTTCCGGTCTTCCCGTGACCGTTGCCGTTGCTCGGCGACTTAAGCCACTGCTCCTCCATGGCACGGGCGATGGCGTCCGCCAGCGATGAGATCCGAGCTTCTCCGAATCCGACCGACCGGGCGCCCCCGATGCCGCGCAATTGCTCCACCTCTTCCTGAACTTTTTCGTAGCGTGAAAGGTAGGACGGCGTGCGCAGATAAAGTGAAATCGACCGTCCCAACGATTCGGCCATCGCCATGATGTCGCTTCCGGCTTTTCCGATCGTCATAAACACCTCGGCCGGGCCCTCTTCATCGTCGTTCATCGTGATATGCACCGTCCCCAACGGCGTCTCCTTGCTCAAGGTCACGCCGACTCGCCTGTAGGGACGGGGCTTGACTTTTTTCACATCCTCGCCGGTCGCCGCAGCCGTCTTCGGTTTGGCCGACGTTCCGACGTTCAAAACCTGCTCCTCCAGACACCCGTCCCGGAAAACGGTGATTCCCAAGCAACCGACTTGATACGCCAACTGGTACGCTTTTTTCACGTCATCGCGCATGGCCGAATTGGGAAGGTTGATCGTCTTGGAAACGGCGTTGTCCGTGTATTCCTGAAAAGCCCCCTGCATCCGGATATGCCACTCGGG
This genomic window from Nitrospiria bacterium contains:
- the rhaD gene encoding bifunctional rhamnulose-1-phosphate aldolase/short-chain dehydrogenase; translation: MKSRWSEKEARGLEGLDVLVYTSRLIGMDTNLVVWGGGNSSVKTKGTDHTGRPVRILWMKGSGSDMRTITHKQFTPLRLDDLLPLMKRPAMTDDEMVAYQSRSVLEPGAPKPSIETLLHAFLPPPHLYHTHADAICALTDTPDGDKVVRSVFGKRVALIPYFRPGFLLSKRTGEAYAKNPGLRAIILDKHGLITWGESAKEAYLETIRMITEAEKFIARRPRAPRIKVSRSKRPQAARRSNAAAVAPLLRGGIGGNKRMVLFYDDRPEVLRFVRHPRAEALSQIGPFTPDHLMHTKPWPMFLEITRPDSEKIKAVLPKALEQYRKRYTAYFNRYKTPGVAMLDPNPRVILVPGLGMFTTGKDRRAARIARDIYRHTIGVIQDSAAISSYAVLAPRDLCDFEYWPMENFKLTLLPPEKELSRRVALVTGAAGGIGKAIAERLANEGAMVVLTDIDLEKTREVSEAINRKMGETNSIAFKMDVASEASVRKAFEGAVLAYGGLDILVSNAGIAKSSPVDRLTLSDWDRSMAVNATGHFLVCRETIRVFKEQGLGGNIVVVATKNVLAPGKDFGAYSASKAAQVQLSRILAIEGADDRIRVNMVSPDGVFQESGLWSKEIREERAKAHGIPIGKLEDFYAQRNLLKSKIYPDDVAEAVLFFASDRSAKTTGAILPVDGGVREAFPR
- the uvrA gene encoding excinuclease ABC subunit UvrA, which gives rise to MQQKEIIIRGAREHNLKNIDVVIPRDKLVVITGLSGSGKSSLAFDTVYAEGQRRYVESLSAYARQFLEQMDKPDVDSIDGLSPAISIEQKTTSHNPRSTVGTVTEIYDYLRVLFARAGRPHCHQCGRAVAAQTVQQMVDQVMAWPAGSKIQIFAPIVRGRKGEYRKDLLQLRKSGYTRVRINGQLRDLSEEIALDKKKKQTIEVLIDRLVVKEGIQKRLADSLETALRLAAGIVLLHRDGEEVPFSEKLACTECGISLSELTPRVFSFNSPHGACPACDGLGSTMDLDPDRIVPDKNLTLRGGAIKPWEKRFSAYYYQMMESVAKHYGFDLRTPFKDLKPEYQRVLLYGSGSEEITFQYDSDGHRHAFHRTFEGVVGNLQRRFRETDSSYIREEIAQYMGTHSCKVCKGERLKPESLAVKIGGKSIAEATRFSIKEATLFFAGLELTDRESMIAHRILKEIRERLGFLMNVGLDYLTLDRAAATLSGGEGQRIRLATQIGSSLTGVLYILDEPSIGLHQRDNRRLLDTLIRLRDLGNTVLVVEHDEETILTADHVIDMGPGAGIHGGEVVAEGTPKEIVAHEKSLTGMYLRKDRVISLPKRHRPPGKFLRILGARENNLKSIDAEIPLGLLTCITGVSGSGKSTLVLEVLYKNLAQRLYRATDRPGACNQIKGLEHLDKVINIDQSPIGRTPRSNPATYTGLFTFMRDLFTQLPESRMRGYKAGRYSFNVKGGRCEACQGDGVIKIEMHFLPDVYVTCEVCKGKRYNRETLEIAFKGKNIADILDMTVEQALAFFAAIPHLKAKLETLQDVGLGYVRLGQSATTLSGGEAQRVKLSRELSKRATGQTLYILDEPTTGLHFADIQRLLDVLNRLVDAGNTVVVIEHNLDVIKNSDWIIDLGPEGGDRGGQIVATGTPEAIAQVRSSYTGQFLKKGMA
- the ubiE gene encoding bifunctional demethylmenaquinone methyltransferase/2-methoxy-6-polyprenyl-1,4-benzoquinol methylase UbiE is translated as MQPVPALPIVPEKEKAVQKMFTAIAHRYDLNNSLLSLGLHHTWKRLAVRMSGAAEGDVALDLCTGTADLAVLLARRVGPKGHVIGLDLNERMLEYGRRKIERVCPNGNITLLLGNAESLQFCDGTFRIVTVAFGIRNVADIQAALHEMFRVLKPGGRAVCLEFSRPTNEPLRKLYDLYSFTILPRIGKVVSRDQTGVYDYLPASIRAFPDQERFKELFSEAGFSPVSYRNLTGGIVAIHIGVKPH
- a CDS encoding DUF4279 domain-containing protein, whose translation is MKAMVEKYERYSATLRIFGRIEEMSVISMRLGLEPTRTRRRGEAIEGTSERLIVDFWEMTAPVAKDRPLEDHLAWLKSRLVPRGFVLRDIKTALSVDLFCEYRSNHGRGGFSLPPEALAWLVEFGIGLDVAVVFESTSENGPTVPA
- a CDS encoding radical SAM protein → MTDVRSILYVFLPCRPVYPLGVTYLADAVHQKYSDIRQHILDLSLIPPAHRRKTLLARLRQFDPDLVCFSWRDIQVFAPHEGDPSLKYAFNFYYSTNPFKKLTASIKGLGYLWTYYRGIQEILSYFWLIHNRFPGKRILVGGGAFSVFADQLIHQLPEGTIGLLGEGEDALLKVIEGQDLREERSIVRKGTDVHRGVKTAITSVQDMTIDLPYLTAIFPQHVSYKNDCIGVQSKRGCPYDCQFCEYPYIEGKRVRYRAPERVVGDILQHYRQWGTRKFWFTDAQFITGSEALPQCNEILDRIVAENLELTWAGYIRTSLITPDLARRMVRSGVGDLEVAITSGSQAVLNELHMGFRLDNLYDGCRYLKEAGFIGKLILNYSLNSPGDTEATLMESIASYKKIAGILGNDRVFPMLFFLGVQPHTGFEQRLIQEGYLSGGYNPLSLNPLTVKKMLYNPPPLSHLIARACLRAWDKTAWEMASPAGRSVHELYADESLFRGVVENAGRDVLINLEQDLLSRGVGRMENPP
- a CDS encoding DUF3870 domain-containing protein is translated as MDPKAGTFIFGGQARLPKELSAVEVFQVVAHIDVPTAKVVEVDFMPCPPLIVGMLRQMMVGMSLQNDVNDLLVEIEQRLFHKSKKAVITAIKDLVREYREYQYRATKSVHPPAQT
- a CDS encoding HEAT repeat domain-containing protein encodes the protein MEDCLKDLKSPDASTKSGSIFMLGTLKDKRATPALVALLKEEHDPAIRSSAVKAIGALRDPAAVPDLAGLLDDTGLQQDVIDALVQIGDKSAVAALIQGLKRPEIQVAAVRGLSEIADPSAKPALTALWRQTDNERVRGLSVLAIQRINSIWGPNEEEMGIPFYPKSEFIPNARGEWIFVSRDSLLKVSDFFKKRLRKEPMTFQGFKERYETGFGEAKENSPSNQPNLIFVAEEQQFQGKSYPAKLIFLQANQSETEIKIFHAIGPPD